A region from the Sebastes umbrosus isolate fSebUmb1 chromosome 18, fSebUmb1.pri, whole genome shotgun sequence genome encodes:
- the bmp2b gene encoding bone morphogenetic protein 2b: MVAVVRSFMVLLLAQVSLEGATGLIPEVGRRKYTESGGKQQTTTPEQSESFLNEFELRLLNMFGLRRRPTPSKEAVVPQYMVDLYRMHSANGDHSTKRPKSMGRHAERAASKANTIRSFHHEESMEALARLKGKTTQQFYFNLTSIPDEELITSAELRVYRDQVMGATPPNNNNSSRNSSISDGAPVGGFHRINIYEIFGVPTAQGRDPLARLLDTRLVQDSLSRWESFDVSPAVSQWTSGKGHNHGFMVELLHPDEGQMDKEHAQRRSRHIRVSRSLHQDQDSWPQARPLLVTYGHDGRGDSVLHTREKRQAALRKQRRKHQHKASCKRHALYVDFSDVGWNEWIVAPPGYHAFYCQGECPFPLADHLNSTNHAIVQTLVNSVNSNIPRACCVPTDLSPISLLYLDEYEKVILKNYQDMVVEGCGCR; encoded by the exons ATGGTCGCCGTGGTCCGCTCTTTCATGGTACTGCTGCTCGCTCAGGTGTCGCTGGAAGGTGCTACGGGACTTATCCCCGAGGTTGGCCGGAGGAAGTACACTGAATCCGGGGGGAAGCAGCAGACGACCACCCCGGAGCAGTCTGAGAGCTTCCTCAACGAGTTCGAGCTTCGTCTTCTCAACATGTTCGGACTGAGACGCAGGCCGACGCCGAGCAAAGAAGCCGTGGTGCCGCAGTACATGGTGGACCTTTACCGCATGCACTCAGCCAACGGAGACCACAGCACGAAGAGACCCAAGAGCATGGGGAGACACGCAGAGAGGGCCGCCAGCAAGGCCAACACGATTAGAAGCTTTCACCACGAAG AGTCTATGGAGGCCCTGGCCAGGCTGAAAGGCAAAACGACCCAGCAGTTCTACTTCAACCTCACTTCTATCCCCGATGAGGAGCTCATCACCTCTGCGGAGCTACGTGTCTACAGGGATCAGGTCATGGGAGCTACGCcccccaacaacaacaacagctccaGAAACAGCAGCATCAGCGATGGCGCTCCCGTCGGTGGCTTCCATCGTATCAACATTTACGAGATATTCGGAGTTCCTACCGCTCAAGGTAGGGATCCCCTGGCGCGTCTGCTGGACACTCGGCTAGTGCAGGACTCTTTGAGCCGCTGGGAGAGCTTCGACGTCAGCCCCGCCGTGTCTCAGTGGACCTCTGGGAAAGGTCACAACCATGGCTTCATGGTGGAGTTGCTTCACCCAGATGAAGGGCAGATGGACAAAGAGCACGCCCAGAGACGTAGTAGGCACATTAGGGTGAGCCGGTCCCTGCACCAGGACCAGGACTCGTGGCCTCAGGCTCGGCCCCTGCTGGTGACGTACGGCCACGACGGCCGCGGGGACTCAGTGCTCCACACGCGGGAAAAACGTCAGGCGGCGCTCCGCAAACAGCGCAGGAAGCACCAGCACAAGGCCAGCTGCAAGAGGCATGCCCTGTATGTGGACTTCAGTGACGTGGGGTGGAACGAGTGGATAGTGGCGCCCCCTGGCTACCACGCCTTTTATTGCCAAGGGGAATGTCCGTTTCCCCTGGCAGACCATCTCAATTCTACCAATCACGCCATTGTGCAGACGCTGGTCAACTCAGTCAACTCAAACATCCCCAGAGCCTGCTGCGTGCCCACTGACCTCAGCCCCATCTCCCTGCTCTACCTGGATGAGTACGAGAAGGTCATCCTGAAAAACTACCAGGACATGGTGGTGGAGGGATGTGGCTGCCGGTGA